One genomic window of Bradyrhizobium sp. B124 includes the following:
- the lptF gene encoding LPS export ABC transporter permease LptF, whose translation MGSIDKYIFKTTLASFALVLVSLTGVIWITQALRGIDLMTSQGQTIVTFLGITGLVIPALVLIIAPIALMIAISHTLNKLATDSEIIVMNAAGFSPFRLFRPFFFATCVVAALVAFIGAYLAPDGMRRIKQWDAEITADVLTNILQPGRFAQLDQNLTIRIRERLPGGVLGGVFVDDRRDPQQRVTIVADHGTVLKNESGSYLVLEDGNLERFEVGKRDPTLVVFQRYAFDMSKFSQGRDVTLGIRERYLWELMWPDENDQTYQQLSGQFFAELHDRFMAPIYPFAFAALTFAFLGAPRTTRQSRNFSIGGSVFAVFGLRMVGFACSVMAVKTPLAALVQYLMLFAGIGVGIWMIVGGVVVEPPAALMEVINRNNERIARLFRRPATA comes from the coding sequence ATGGGGTCGATCGACAAGTACATCTTCAAAACGACGCTGGCGTCGTTTGCGCTTGTCCTGGTCAGCCTTACCGGCGTGATCTGGATTACTCAGGCGTTGCGCGGCATCGACCTGATGACCAGCCAGGGTCAGACCATCGTCACCTTCCTCGGCATCACCGGCCTCGTGATTCCTGCCCTGGTCCTGATCATCGCCCCGATCGCGCTGATGATCGCGATCTCGCACACGCTGAACAAGCTGGCGACCGATTCCGAGATCATCGTCATGAATGCGGCGGGCTTCTCGCCGTTCCGGCTGTTCCGGCCGTTCTTCTTCGCCACCTGCGTGGTGGCGGCGCTGGTCGCCTTCATCGGCGCCTATCTCGCCCCCGACGGCATGCGCCGAATCAAGCAGTGGGATGCCGAGATCACCGCCGACGTTCTGACCAACATCCTGCAGCCCGGTCGCTTCGCCCAGCTCGATCAGAACCTGACGATTCGGATCCGCGAGCGCTTGCCCGGCGGCGTGCTCGGCGGCGTTTTCGTCGACGATCGGCGCGATCCGCAGCAGCGCGTCACCATCGTGGCCGACCACGGCACCGTGCTGAAGAACGAGAGCGGCTCATACCTCGTGCTGGAGGACGGCAATCTCGAGCGATTCGAGGTCGGCAAGCGCGATCCGACGCTGGTGGTGTTTCAGCGCTACGCGTTCGACATGTCGAAATTCTCGCAGGGCCGCGACGTCACGCTCGGAATTCGCGAGCGCTACCTCTGGGAACTGATGTGGCCGGACGAGAACGACCAGACCTATCAGCAGCTGTCGGGCCAGTTCTTCGCCGAGCTGCATGATCGCTTCATGGCGCCGATCTATCCGTTCGCGTTCGCGGCCCTCACCTTTGCCTTCCTCGGCGCGCCGCGCACCACGCGCCAAAGCCGCAATTTCTCGATCGGCGGCTCGGTCTTCGCGGTGTTCGGCCTGCGCATGGTCGGATTCGCCTGCTCCGTCATGGCGGTGAAGACGCCGCTGGCGGCCCTGGTGCAATACCTGATGCTGTTCGCCGGCATCGGCGTCGGGATCTGGATGATCGTCGGCGGCGTGGTCGTCGAACCGCCGGCAGCACTGATGGAAGTCATCAACAGGAACAACGAGCGCATTGCGCGCCTCTTCCGGAGGCCCGCCACCGCATGA
- the lptG gene encoding LPS export ABC transporter permease LptG: MSMVTNTLGRYFAGRFVVAAVGVFAGIFVLLVLVDYIEMVRKTSSLVGASAITVAETSLFRVPQLLEKLMPFCVLIGAMTCYLALSRRLELVVARAAGVSAWQFISPALVSAIVLGIFATTAYNPVSANLRELSKRMEAELFGSAPGGGIQDASGFWLNQINDEGQAIINAARSEQQGIRLTGLTVFRFDTALQFKERIEAREATLEEGRWAFTGVRRYTLDKAPVDQDTFYLTTTLTPAQVRNSFSTPETVSFWQLPNYIRSSESSGFATAGYRLQYHKLIAQPFLLAAMVMLAASVSLRFFRMGGVQKMVLSGVGAGFLLYVLSKVTEDLSKAELMHPIAAAWLPVVVGSLTGFLALLYQEDG; this comes from the coding sequence ATGAGCATGGTCACAAATACGCTCGGGCGTTATTTCGCCGGCCGCTTCGTCGTCGCGGCGGTGGGCGTGTTTGCGGGCATCTTCGTGCTGCTCGTGCTGGTCGACTACATCGAGATGGTACGCAAGACGTCGAGCCTCGTCGGGGCCTCCGCAATCACGGTCGCCGAAACCTCGCTGTTCCGCGTGCCGCAGCTGCTCGAGAAGCTGATGCCGTTCTGCGTGCTGATCGGCGCGATGACCTGCTATCTCGCGCTGTCGCGGCGGCTGGAGCTCGTCGTGGCACGCGCCGCCGGCGTTTCGGCCTGGCAATTCATCTCGCCGGCGCTGGTCAGTGCGATCGTGCTCGGCATCTTCGCGACCACCGCCTACAATCCGGTGTCGGCCAATCTGCGCGAGCTCTCCAAACGGATGGAGGCCGAGCTGTTCGGCTCGGCGCCTGGCGGCGGCATCCAGGACGCGTCCGGTTTCTGGCTCAACCAGATCAACGACGAAGGTCAGGCTATCATCAATGCAGCCCGCAGCGAGCAGCAGGGCATCCGGCTGACCGGCCTCACCGTGTTCCGATTCGATACGGCGCTGCAGTTCAAGGAACGAATCGAGGCCCGCGAAGCGACGCTCGAAGAAGGCCGCTGGGCGTTCACGGGAGTACGCCGATACACCCTCGACAAGGCTCCGGTAGATCAGGACACCTTCTACCTGACCACCACCTTGACCCCTGCGCAGGTGCGCAACAGTTTCTCCACCCCTGAAACTGTGTCCTTTTGGCAACTGCCGAACTACATCCGTTCGTCGGAGAGCTCAGGGTTCGCGACGGCTGGCTATCGCTTGCAGTATCACAAGCTTATCGCGCAGCCGTTTTTGCTGGCTGCGATGGTGATGTTGGCGGCTTCTGTGAGCCTCCGCTTCTTCCGGATGGGCGGCGTGCAGAAGATGGTTTTGAGTGGCGTGGGCGCAGGCTTTCTGCTCTACGTCCTGTCGAAAGTAACTGAAGATTTGAGCAAGGCTGAGTTGATGCATCCCATCGCTGCGGCGTGGTTGCCTGTCGTTGTGGGTAGCCTCACCGGTTTCTTAGCCTTGCTGTACCAGGAGGACGGGTAG
- a CDS encoding leucyl aminopeptidase, which translates to MSDAVKVGFVPFSASARGILVAFCDEQLKLGAATRKALGAAAETVKRAAAANQFKGKSGAALDILAPEGIKVDRLIVIGTGKVADLKEKDLLKFGGVVAGKLNAGSGAMTVLAELPDAAMTAGQAATIATGIRLRAYKFDRYKTKKKDGEDGAVRADVSIAVDDVASARKAFTPESSIVDGVNLARELVNEPPNVLYPEEFARRASQLRKLGVTVEVLDVKAMTKLGMGALLGVGQGSVRPSRTVIMRWNGGKKSEAPVAFVGKGVCFDTGGISIKSAGGMEDMKGDMGGAACVVGLMHALAARKARVNAVGAIGLVENMPDGNAQRPGDIVTSMSGQTIEIINTDAEGRLVLADVLWYVAKKCKPKFMVDLATLTGAIMVALGTDHAGLFSNNDELAERLAKVGLQTGEKVWRMPLGPEYDKQIDSQFADMKNTGGRNGGSITAAQFLQRFVDGTPWAHLDIAGTAMGAPKTEINQSWGSGYGVRLLERLVSEYYEAKK; encoded by the coding sequence ATGTCCGACGCCGTCAAGGTCGGCTTCGTCCCGTTCTCCGCGTCCGCCCGCGGCATTCTGGTCGCCTTTTGCGACGAGCAATTGAAGCTGGGAGCCGCCACCCGGAAGGCGCTGGGAGCTGCCGCCGAGACCGTCAAGCGGGCCGCGGCCGCCAACCAGTTCAAGGGCAAGAGCGGGGCGGCGCTGGACATCCTGGCGCCGGAGGGAATCAAGGTCGACCGGCTGATCGTGATCGGCACCGGCAAGGTCGCCGACCTCAAGGAGAAGGATCTGCTCAAATTCGGCGGCGTGGTGGCCGGCAAGCTCAACGCCGGCAGCGGTGCGATGACCGTCCTCGCGGAACTGCCCGATGCCGCGATGACCGCCGGTCAGGCGGCGACGATCGCCACCGGCATCCGCCTGCGCGCCTACAAGTTCGACCGCTACAAGACCAAGAAGAAGGACGGCGAGGACGGCGCCGTGCGCGCCGACGTCTCGATCGCGGTCGACGATGTTGCTTCTGCCAGGAAGGCGTTTACGCCCGAATCGTCCATCGTCGACGGCGTGAACCTGGCGCGTGAGCTCGTCAACGAGCCGCCGAACGTGCTGTACCCGGAAGAGTTCGCGCGCCGCGCCAGCCAGCTGCGCAAGCTCGGCGTCACCGTCGAGGTCCTCGACGTCAAGGCGATGACCAAGCTCGGCATGGGCGCGCTGCTCGGCGTCGGGCAGGGCTCGGTGCGGCCCAGCCGCACCGTGATCATGCGCTGGAACGGCGGCAAGAAGAGCGAGGCGCCGGTCGCATTTGTCGGCAAGGGCGTCTGCTTCGACACCGGCGGTATCTCCATCAAGTCGGCCGGCGGCATGGAGGATATGAAGGGTGACATGGGCGGTGCAGCCTGCGTGGTCGGGCTGATGCACGCGCTCGCAGCGCGCAAGGCCCGCGTCAACGCGGTCGGCGCCATCGGCCTTGTCGAAAACATGCCCGACGGCAACGCGCAGCGTCCGGGCGACATTGTCACCTCGATGTCCGGCCAGACCATCGAAATCATCAACACCGACGCCGAGGGGCGCCTCGTGCTCGCCGACGTGCTCTGGTACGTCGCCAAGAAGTGCAAGCCGAAATTCATGGTCGATCTCGCAACGTTGACCGGCGCGATCATGGTCGCGCTCGGCACCGATCACGCCGGCCTGTTCTCCAACAATGACGAACTCGCCGAACGCCTCGCCAAGGTCGGCCTTCAGACCGGCGAGAAGGTGTGGCGCATGCCGCTCGGTCCCGAATACGACAAGCAGATCGACTCGCAATTCGCCGACATGAAGAACACCGGCGGGCGCAATGGCGGCTCGATCACGGCCGCGCAATTCCTGCAGCGTTTCGTCGACGGCACGCCCTGGGCGCATCTCGACATCGCCGGCACCGCGATGGGCGCGCCGAAGACCGAGATCAATCAGAGCTGGGGCTCCGGTTACGGCGTCCGGCTGCTCGAGCGGCTCGTCTCCGAATATTATGAAGCCAAGAAATAA
- a CDS encoding DNA polymerase III subunit chi, giving the protein MTEVLFYHLQNMTLESVLPPLLEKSLERGWRVVVQSTSQERAETLDALLWTYSDDSFLPHASSRVADAQDQPIILSIEEGNPNRANVRFLVDNAALPADCDTYERLVLVFNGDDPDAVASARESWTACKARGFEVTYWQTDERGRWQRRQ; this is encoded by the coding sequence ATGACCGAGGTTCTGTTCTACCATCTGCAGAACATGACGCTGGAAAGCGTGCTGCCGCCGCTGCTCGAGAAGTCGCTCGAGCGCGGCTGGCGGGTGGTCGTGCAATCGACGTCGCAGGAGCGCGCCGAGACGCTCGACGCGCTCCTGTGGACCTACAGCGACGATTCATTCCTGCCGCATGCGAGCTCGCGCGTTGCCGACGCACAGGACCAGCCGATCATCCTGTCGATCGAGGAGGGCAATCCGAATCGGGCCAATGTCCGGTTCCTGGTCGACAACGCGGCGCTTCCGGCCGACTGCGACACCTACGAGCGCCTGGTCCTCGTGTTCAACGGCGACGACCCCGACGCGGTGGCTTCGGCGCGGGAGAGCTGGACCGCCTGCAAGGCGCGCGGCTTCGAGGTCACCTATTGGCAGACCGACGAGCGGGGACGCTGGCAGCGGCGCCAATAG
- a CDS encoding LPS-assembly protein LptD has protein sequence MAAFGVSISALLAAFVVVSALDVVASTPAAAQAFTYNPRPPKPVRPPAKNDGQMLVQATEVDYDYNNSRISAVGNVQMFYNGTSVEADKVIYDQKTKRLHAEGNIRMTDAEGKITYANILDLSDDYRDGFVDSLRVDTEDQTRMAATRADRSSGNYTVFDNGVYTACAPCKDDPKKPPLWQVKGARIIHNQTEKMLYFENAQLEFFGVPMAYLPYFSTPDPTVKRKSGFLMPGFTSYTAFGYGVEIPYYWAIAPDMDATFSPRITSKQGVLLQTEFRQRFADGSYQIRLYGIDQIDQDAFKGQPGDRQFRWGVDTKGQFALNDKWVWGWDGVVLSDYFFMSDYRLAQYKDPFGSFLSLPTEAISQLYLTGVGNRSFFDARAIYYLSYSGNQNQVPVVAPVIDYNNVINNNVLGGEFSYKMNFVNLTRETAVFDPITTTANTNSLCTTASADPMARLPSQCLLRGMPGTYTRLTAEAQWRKSYTDPLGQIWTPFASVRADAINADISNQPGVSNFLPVGDTQTVRFMPTVGLEYRYPFINVQPWGTTTVEPIAQVIIRPNEPNAGKLPNEDAQSLVFDTSNLFAVDKFSGYDRVEGGSRANVGVQATTQFDRGGSIKGMFGQSYQMFGMNSFAVADVTNTGIDSGLQNPRSDYVASLAYSPNRTYTFSVRSRMDEATWNINRFEATASANFDRWSVAVTYGDYAAQPELGYLTRREGILTSGSVKVASNWVVQGAARWDLEANKINQYAVGAGYVDDCFVLAANYITSYTYQAGSQPPVLSHAFMFQIGLRTIAQTSTTSSSAGMQ, from the coding sequence ATGGCCGCGTTTGGCGTTTCGATTTCTGCTCTTCTTGCCGCGTTCGTCGTGGTCAGCGCGCTCGACGTCGTCGCGTCGACGCCGGCTGCAGCGCAGGCATTCACCTACAATCCACGTCCGCCGAAGCCGGTCCGCCCGCCGGCCAAGAATGACGGGCAGATGCTCGTTCAGGCGACCGAGGTCGATTACGACTACAACAACAGCCGCATCTCGGCCGTCGGCAACGTCCAGATGTTCTACAACGGCACCAGCGTCGAGGCCGACAAGGTCATCTACGACCAGAAGACCAAGCGTCTTCATGCCGAAGGCAACATCCGCATGACCGATGCGGAAGGCAAGATCACCTACGCCAACATCCTGGATCTCAGCGACGACTACCGCGACGGGTTCGTCGATTCGCTGCGCGTCGACACCGAAGACCAGACCCGCATGGCGGCGACCCGCGCCGATCGGTCCAGCGGCAATTACACGGTGTTCGACAACGGCGTTTATACCGCCTGCGCGCCCTGTAAGGATGATCCGAAGAAGCCGCCGCTCTGGCAGGTCAAGGGCGCGCGCATCATCCATAATCAGACCGAGAAGATGCTGTATTTCGAGAACGCCCAGCTCGAATTCTTCGGCGTTCCGATGGCGTATCTGCCCTACTTCTCGACGCCCGATCCGACCGTGAAGCGCAAGAGCGGCTTCCTGATGCCGGGCTTCACCAGCTACACGGCGTTCGGCTACGGCGTCGAAATCCCGTATTATTGGGCGATCGCGCCCGACATGGACGCGACTTTCAGTCCGCGCATCACCTCGAAGCAGGGTGTGCTGCTGCAGACCGAATTCCGCCAGCGCTTCGCGGACGGCTCCTATCAGATCCGGCTTTACGGCATCGACCAGATCGATCAGGACGCCTTCAAGGGCCAGCCTGGTGACCGCCAGTTCCGCTGGGGCGTCGACACCAAGGGCCAGTTCGCGCTGAACGACAAATGGGTCTGGGGCTGGGACGGCGTCGTGCTGTCCGACTACTTCTTCATGTCCGACTACCGGCTCGCCCAGTACAAGGATCCATTCGGTTCGTTCCTGTCGCTGCCGACCGAAGCGATCTCGCAGCTCTATCTGACCGGTGTCGGCAATCGCAGCTTCTTTGACGCGCGCGCGATCTACTACCTCAGCTACTCGGGCAACCAGAACCAGGTCCCGGTGGTCGCGCCCGTGATCGACTACAACAACGTGATCAACAACAACGTCCTGGGCGGCGAGTTCAGCTACAAGATGAACTTCGTCAACCTGACCCGCGAAACCGCGGTGTTCGATCCGATCACGACGACCGCCAACACCAACAGCCTGTGCACGACCGCCTCCGCCGATCCGATGGCGCGGTTGCCGTCGCAGTGCCTGCTGCGCGGCATGCCAGGCACCTACACAAGGCTGACGGCCGAGGCGCAGTGGCGCAAGTCCTACACCGACCCGCTCGGCCAGATCTGGACGCCGTTCGCCAGTGTCCGCGCCGATGCGATCAACGCCGACATCTCGAATCAGCCGGGCGTTTCCAACTTCCTGCCGGTCGGCGATACCCAGACGGTCCGCTTCATGCCGACCGTCGGCCTCGAATACCGCTACCCCTTCATCAACGTGCAGCCGTGGGGCACGACCACCGTCGAGCCGATTGCGCAGGTCATCATCCGGCCCAACGAACCCAATGCCGGCAAGCTTCCGAACGAGGACGCGCAGAGCCTGGTGTTCGACACCAGCAACCTGTTCGCGGTCGACAAGTTCTCCGGCTACGACCGCGTCGAAGGCGGCAGCCGCGCCAATGTCGGCGTGCAGGCCACCACGCAGTTCGACCGCGGCGGCAGCATCAAGGGGATGTTCGGACAGTCCTACCAGATGTTCGGGATGAACTCGTTCGCGGTCGCCGACGTCACCAACACCGGCATCGATTCCGGCCTGCAGAACCCGCGCTCGGACTATGTCGCGAGCCTCGCCTATTCGCCCAACCGTACCTACACCTTCAGCGTCCGCTCGCGGATGGATGAAGCGACCTGGAACATCAACCGCTTCGAGGCCACGGCGAGCGCGAATTTCGACCGCTGGTCGGTTGCCGTGACCTACGGCGATTATGCAGCGCAGCCGGAACTCGGCTACCTGACGCGCCGCGAGGGCATCCTCACCAGCGGATCGGTCAAGGTTGCGTCGAACTGGGTGGTTCAGGGCGCGGCGCGCTGGGACCTTGAAGCGAACAAGATCAACCAGTATGCCGTCGGCGCGGGCTATGTGGACGACTGCTTCGTGCTGGCTGCCAACTACATCACGTCCTATACCTATCAGGCCGGCTCGCAGCCGCCCGTCCTCAGCCACGCATTCATGTTCCAGATCGGGCTGCGGACCATCGCCCAGACCTCCACGACCAGCAGTTCGGCTGGCATGCAGTAG